Proteins encoded within one genomic window of Sphingosinicella ginsenosidimutans:
- a CDS encoding TonB-dependent receptor, giving the protein MFHPFLLAGAAIAVPTPSLTQAQPADDAAVAAVDSTGVPTDAGGGAENQSSPGAHDGQGDRGGFHEPEQQEIVVTGFTRNRNDILAGTSVLSGETLAQSLRPSIGDTLAHEPGVSATSFGPSASRPVLRGFEGERISILTDGLGSLDVSNTSVDHAVAINPLTADRIEVLRGPAALLFGSSAIGGVVNVIDSRIPRRIPDEPIHAEGILTYGSAADERSANGEVDAPIGGHFVVHLDGNFTKTGDLHIGGYVLAPDQRAQALASDDPAIRALADLHGTLPNTASKTTELAGGVAWIDGENNIGFSVSRYDSRYGVPIRYSLDPDVEAEAPTLDLRQTREDFRAELDTGSGLIDSVRFRAGHAQYRHFELEEDGSIGTTFRNQGWEGRLEAVQSNRGGWGGGFGVQYSSRNFDVEGDEKFLPPSQGSQVGFFTLQTLDRGRFKAEAGARYERSVQEADADAQIGNPAIHRDFDAFTGSIGASYAVIGNLRIGLSGSYTERAPSAEELFANGPHGGTQAFEIGNPDFSKERSWGFEATLRGSGRGYSFGASIFQSWFSNYIYEQPTGAIRDDLPVFQFQQDDARYFGVEFEGSADLLRIGGVKVKADAVADYVRATIVSVSPVPRIPPLRILGGIEAQSHYVDGRVEVEWVNDQKRVAPFETPTDGFTQVNASVTLHPWGVDNGTSLVLSANNIFDVDARRAASFLKDFAPLAGRDLRATLRFNF; this is encoded by the coding sequence TTGTTTCATCCTTTTCTGCTTGCCGGCGCCGCGATCGCTGTGCCGACTCCGTCCCTCACTCAAGCCCAGCCTGCGGACGACGCAGCGGTCGCCGCGGTCGATTCGACCGGCGTGCCGACCGACGCGGGCGGCGGCGCGGAAAATCAATCGTCTCCTGGCGCCCATGACGGACAGGGCGATCGCGGCGGCTTTCATGAACCGGAGCAGCAGGAAATCGTCGTCACCGGCTTCACCCGCAACCGCAACGACATCCTCGCCGGCACCTCGGTGTTGAGCGGCGAGACCCTGGCCCAGAGCCTCCGTCCCTCGATCGGCGACACGCTTGCGCACGAGCCCGGCGTCTCCGCCACATCCTTCGGGCCGAGCGCCTCGCGTCCGGTGCTCCGCGGTTTCGAAGGCGAGCGCATCAGCATCCTCACCGACGGCCTCGGGAGCCTCGATGTCTCCAATACCAGCGTCGATCATGCGGTCGCGATCAACCCTCTGACCGCCGACAGGATCGAGGTGCTTCGCGGTCCGGCAGCGCTGCTCTTCGGTTCCTCCGCGATCGGCGGGGTCGTCAACGTCATCGACAGCCGCATCCCGCGCCGCATCCCGGACGAGCCGATCCATGCCGAAGGCATCCTGACCTACGGCTCGGCGGCCGACGAGCGGTCGGCGAATGGTGAGGTGGACGCGCCCATCGGCGGCCATTTCGTCGTCCATCTCGACGGCAATTTTACCAAGACCGGCGATCTCCATATCGGCGGCTATGTCCTTGCGCCGGACCAGCGGGCGCAGGCGCTGGCGAGCGACGATCCGGCCATCCGGGCGCTTGCCGATCTGCACGGCACCTTGCCCAACACGGCCTCCAAGACGACCGAACTGGCCGGCGGCGTCGCCTGGATCGACGGTGAAAACAATATCGGCTTTTCGGTGAGCCGCTACGACAGTCGTTACGGCGTACCGATCCGCTATTCACTCGATCCCGATGTCGAGGCGGAGGCGCCGACGCTCGATCTCCGGCAGACGCGCGAGGATTTCCGCGCCGAATTGGACACGGGATCGGGCCTCATCGACAGCGTGCGCTTCCGGGCCGGCCACGCTCAGTATCGCCATTTCGAGCTCGAAGAGGACGGATCGATCGGCACCACCTTCCGCAACCAGGGCTGGGAAGGCCGGCTCGAGGCGGTCCAATCGAATCGAGGCGGCTGGGGCGGCGGCTTCGGCGTCCAATATTCCAGCCGCAATTTCGATGTGGAAGGCGACGAGAAATTCCTGCCGCCGAGCCAGGGAAGCCAGGTCGGCTTCTTCACGCTCCAGACGCTCGATCGCGGCCGGTTCAAGGCCGAGGCCGGGGCACGATACGAGCGTAGCGTGCAGGAGGCGGACGCCGACGCCCAGATCGGCAACCCCGCCATCCATCGCGATTTCGACGCGTTCACCGGATCGATCGGCGCGAGCTATGCGGTGATCGGCAATCTCCGCATCGGCCTCAGCGGCTCCTATACCGAGCGCGCGCCTTCGGCCGAGGAGCTGTTCGCCAACGGGCCGCATGGCGGCACCCAGGCGTTCGAGATCGGCAACCCCGATTTCAGCAAGGAGCGCAGCTGGGGCTTCGAGGCGACTTTGCGCGGCTCCGGCCGCGGCTACAGCTTCGGCGCCTCGATCTTCCAGAGCTGGTTCTCCAATTATATCTACGAGCAGCCGACGGGGGCGATCCGGGACGACCTGCCGGTCTTCCAGTTCCAGCAGGACGACGCGCGCTATTTCGGCGTCGAGTTCGAAGGCTCGGCGGACCTTCTTCGCATCGGCGGGGTCAAGGTAAAGGCGGACGCGGTCGCCGATTATGTCCGCGCGACCATCGTCAGCGTCAGCCCGGTGCCGCGTATCCCGCCGCTGCGCATCCTCGGCGGGATCGAGGCGCAATCACATTATGTGGACGGCCGCGTCGAGGTGGAGTGGGTGAACGATCAGAAGCGGGTGGCGCCGTTCGAGACGCCGACCGATGGCTTCACCCAGGTCAATGCGTCGGTCACGCTCCACCCCTGGGGCGTGGACAACGGCACCAGCCTGGTCCTTTCGGCGAATAACATCTTCGATGTCGATGCCCGGCGCGCGGCGAGCTTCCTCAAGGATTTCGCGCCGCTCGCGGGGCGGGACCTTCGGGCGACGCTTCGCTTCAACTTCTGA
- a CDS encoding serine hydrolase: MAGTFIGRARLAGLGVLLAAGILPQAQSAWSAQPDPIRLAPNVEAQSALEQRITELGRGFNGIVGIAVRDVESGWTTSWNGRRYFPQQSVSKFWVAITALQAADQGRLDLSQNATLTRADLTLFHQPVAADIGPNGYTTSLDNFMFRALTTSDNTCNDMVLRHAGGPAAVRAMLERNHIEGIRFGPGERIMQSQIAGMQWQPAFSHGNAFYTARANVPADRRRAAFNHYVEDPVDGAMPEGIVDGLARLQRGELLSQRSTARLLSILAAVRTGPQRLRGGLAPGWQIAHKTGTGQVLGAEQAGYNDIGILTAPDGHHYAVAVMIGRTATPLPTRMALMQNVTRAVIAYHDATGFGGAARLR; this comes from the coding sequence ATGGCGGGGACCTTTATCGGGCGCGCGCGGCTGGCCGGACTTGGGGTGCTGCTTGCGGCGGGAATCCTGCCCCAGGCGCAGTCCGCGTGGAGCGCGCAGCCGGACCCGATCCGGCTCGCGCCCAATGTCGAGGCGCAAAGCGCGCTCGAGCAGCGCATCACCGAGCTCGGGCGCGGCTTCAACGGCATTGTCGGCATCGCGGTGCGCGACGTCGAGAGCGGCTGGACGACGAGCTGGAACGGCCGGCGCTATTTCCCGCAGCAGAGCGTCAGCAAGTTCTGGGTGGCGATCACCGCGCTTCAGGCGGCGGACCAGGGACGGCTCGACCTGAGCCAGAACGCGACTTTGACGCGCGCCGATCTCACGCTGTTCCACCAGCCGGTCGCCGCCGATATCGGCCCCAACGGCTATACGACCAGCCTCGACAATTTCATGTTCCGGGCGCTGACCACCAGCGACAATACCTGCAACGACATGGTGCTCCGCCACGCCGGCGGCCCGGCCGCGGTGCGCGCGATGCTCGAGCGCAACCATATCGAGGGGATCCGCTTCGGCCCTGGCGAGCGGATCATGCAGAGCCAGATCGCCGGTATGCAGTGGCAGCCCGCCTTTTCGCATGGCAACGCCTTCTATACCGCGCGCGCCAACGTGCCGGCCGATCGGCGGCGCGCGGCCTTCAACCATTATGTCGAGGATCCGGTGGACGGCGCGATGCCGGAGGGGATCGTCGACGGGCTGGCCCGGCTGCAGCGCGGCGAATTGCTGTCGCAGCGCTCGACCGCGCGGCTGCTTTCGATCCTCGCCGCGGTCCGCACCGGTCCGCAGCGGTTGCGCGGCGGCCTCGCGCCGGGCTGGCAGATCGCGCACAAGACCGGCACCGGCCAGGTGCTGGGCGCCGAGCAGGCCGGCTATAACGATATCGGCATCCTCACCGCGCCCGATGGCCATCATTATGCGGTTGCGGTGATGATCGGCCGCACCGCGACGCCGCTGCCGACGCGCATGGCGCTGATGCAGAACGTCACCCGCGCCGTCATCGCCTATCACGACGCGACCGGCTTCGGCGGCGCGGCGCGCCTGCGCTGA